One stretch of Candidatus Baltobacteraceae bacterium DNA includes these proteins:
- the cydB gene encoding cytochrome d ubiquinol oxidase subunit II: MSDLAFAILAFMIAVYVLLDGYDLGVGALAPFVSRNEEDRAAAMHAIGPYWNGNEVWLIAAGAVSFALFPLAYASAFSGFYLPFMIVLWLLMFRGIAMEVREHFPSELWHAFWDTAFSAASALLILLFGLTIGNLVRGLPLHASGFFMGTFAFLLNPYAIAVGLFAVAALAQHGATFLWMVAGGEIGVRSRDTIARLWWIVLALYIVITILTLAIRPVVFSRPWLAIIALISLAAFILLRIRLSSESQKTPFVCSTVFIAGLLVAAAATIYPYLLPDFAGPGGLTIYAASASPQAMVWGISATLVGLILVSTYTFFVVRRLSA; the protein is encoded by the coding sequence ATGAGTGATCTTGCCTTCGCCATCCTCGCCTTCATGATCGCGGTGTACGTGCTGCTCGATGGCTACGATCTTGGTGTCGGCGCGCTGGCGCCGTTCGTTTCCCGAAATGAAGAGGATCGCGCCGCCGCCATGCATGCGATCGGCCCATACTGGAACGGCAACGAAGTCTGGCTGATCGCAGCGGGCGCTGTTTCGTTCGCGCTCTTTCCCCTGGCGTACGCATCCGCATTCTCCGGATTCTATTTGCCGTTCATGATCGTGCTGTGGCTCTTGATGTTCCGTGGAATCGCGATGGAAGTCCGCGAGCATTTCCCAAGTGAGCTGTGGCATGCGTTCTGGGACACCGCGTTCAGCGCAGCGAGTGCGCTGCTGATTTTGCTTTTCGGTCTTACGATCGGAAATCTCGTTCGCGGCCTCCCACTGCACGCGAGCGGATTTTTCATGGGAACCTTCGCCTTCTTGCTCAATCCCTACGCAATCGCCGTCGGTTTGTTCGCGGTCGCCGCGCTTGCGCAACACGGCGCGACGTTCCTGTGGATGGTCGCGGGCGGGGAGATTGGTGTACGCAGCCGCGATACGATCGCGCGCCTCTGGTGGATCGTTCTCGCACTTTACATCGTCATCACGATCCTCACGCTCGCAATCCGGCCCGTTGTCTTTTCGCGCCCATGGCTCGCGATAATTGCGCTAATCTCGCTGGCAGCATTCATTCTCTTGCGGATTCGGCTCTCGAGCGAATCGCAAAAGACTCCGTTCGTTTGTTCGACCGTATTCATCGCGGGTCTGCTCGTCGCGGCGGCCGCGACGATCTACCCATATCTCTTGCCTGACTTCGCAGGCCCGGGCGGCCTCACGATCTACGCTGCGAGCGCGTCACCCCAGGCAATGGTTTGGGGAATCTCGGCCACGCTGGTCGGACTCATCCTCGTGAGCACGTACACGTTCTTCGTCGTCAGGCGCCTGAGCGCTTAG
- the coxB gene encoding cytochrome c oxidase subunit II, with protein MAQQARPKQGLGPGFWPVTILLTVITVVCDYYVVVTPITNFLREAATPADQTDELFKFLTFFGVIVFVYTIGYLVYFAIVWRKKKSDPEDTLGIQIHGSFQLELWWTILPTLLVIAIGWISVKDWTGIFYAQGGQLAVEAIGYQFGWEFRYQGLPNPVPDELHLPVGVPTTIHISSRDVIHGFWTPEVRLKQDAVPGLVTTIHITPTEVGTYRIICSEYCGARHGYMVGKLIIEPKATFTAFLDKEKYLQAHAPKGPGGLPPGVNLANGNASAGQTLFAQKCSACHSLGAFSQKLVGPGLGKVFADPDHPKLVDGAAATPEDAAGIINSGFTGDMGTMPNAKTNGLSNDDIANLVVYLEGVSKGQ; from the coding sequence ATGGCGCAGCAAGCTCGTCCTAAGCAGGGCCTCGGCCCCGGATTCTGGCCGGTCACTATCCTGCTCACCGTTATCACGGTTGTCTGCGACTACTACGTCGTCGTTACACCGATAACGAACTTCCTGCGCGAGGCTGCGACGCCCGCGGATCAAACCGACGAGCTCTTCAAGTTTCTGACGTTCTTCGGCGTCATCGTCTTCGTTTATACGATCGGGTATCTCGTCTATTTCGCGATCGTCTGGCGCAAGAAGAAGAGCGATCCCGAAGATACGCTCGGCATTCAAATCCACGGTAGTTTTCAGCTCGAGCTGTGGTGGACGATTCTCCCAACGCTGCTCGTCATCGCGATCGGCTGGATCAGCGTCAAAGACTGGACCGGCATCTTTTATGCGCAAGGCGGTCAGCTCGCGGTCGAAGCGATCGGCTATCAGTTCGGATGGGAGTTCCGTTATCAGGGACTTCCCAATCCGGTTCCCGATGAGCTGCATTTGCCGGTCGGCGTTCCGACCACGATCCACATCAGCTCGCGTGACGTCATTCACGGATTCTGGACGCCGGAAGTACGGCTCAAGCAGGACGCCGTCCCCGGACTCGTCACGACGATTCATATCACGCCGACCGAAGTTGGAACCTACCGCATCATCTGCAGCGAATATTGCGGCGCGCGGCACGGCTACATGGTCGGCAAGCTCATCATCGAGCCCAAAGCGACGTTCACGGCATTTCTCGACAAAGAGAAATATCTGCAAGCGCATGCGCCCAAAGGCCCCGGCGGATTACCGCCCGGCGTGAATCTTGCAAACGGCAACGCGTCAGCCGGTCAGACGCTCTTTGCGCAAAAGTGCAGCGCCTGCCACTCGCTCGGCGCCTTCTCGCAAAAACTTGTCGGTCCGGGTCTCGGAAAAGTATTTGCCGATCCGGATCATCCCAAACTCGTCGACGGTGCTGCGGCTACGCCTGAAGATGCCGCCGGCATCATCAATAGCGGCTTCACCGGTGACATGGGCACAATGCCCAACGCCAAGACCAACGGGCTCTCGAATGACGACATTGCGAACCTTGTCGTCTATCTCGAGGGCGTCTCAAAGGGACAATAA
- a CDS encoding putative N-acetylmannosamine-6-phosphate 2-epimerase, with translation MRGLIVSIQPPSGSALDDPAIVAAMAASAAGNGAVAVRIEGVQRIKAVRARLPQTPIVGLIKHAFDGFAPYITATLSDVEKVLSSGANIVAVDATSRPRSDGSTVADAIAAIHARNGIVFADCARIDDARASLAGAADVLATTLCGYTDDTRGAALPALDLVAAISTLGAFTVCEGGVASPAQAASAFAHGASAVVVGTALTNLDVLVRRYADTAPRSHDT, from the coding sequence TTGCGCGGGCTGATCGTTTCGATCCAGCCGCCGAGCGGCTCTGCGCTCGATGACCCGGCGATCGTTGCAGCGATGGCAGCGAGCGCGGCTGGGAACGGCGCAGTCGCCGTGCGCATCGAGGGCGTACAGCGCATCAAAGCGGTGCGTGCCCGCCTTCCTCAGACTCCGATCGTTGGTTTGATCAAGCACGCCTTCGACGGTTTTGCTCCATATATTACGGCGACGTTGTCTGATGTGGAAAAAGTCTTGAGCTCGGGCGCAAACATCGTCGCCGTCGACGCGACAAGCCGTCCGCGCAGCGACGGTAGCACCGTCGCCGATGCGATTGCGGCAATTCATGCGCGCAACGGGATCGTGTTCGCCGATTGTGCGCGCATTGATGACGCGCGCGCTTCGCTCGCCGGCGCCGCGGACGTACTCGCCACGACGCTGTGCGGCTATACGGACGATACCCGCGGAGCGGCGCTCCCGGCGCTTGACCTCGTTGCGGCTATCTCGACCCTCGGCGCGTTCACGGTCTGCGAAGGAGGTGTCGCCTCCCCCGCGCAAGCCGCCAGTGCGTTTGCTCATGGAGCGAGCGCTGTCGTGGTTGGCACGGCACTTACCAACCTCGATGTTCTCGTCCGCCGCTATGCTGACACGGCTCCTCGCTCCCATGATACCTAA
- a CDS encoding SCO family protein, producing MLLALAPAQAAENAHPQVLPTLSPFRTALHLKLGDQLPSTPFIDQTGKPFRFADWRGKYVVLAFIYTRCRDARECPLTSAKFGQLQTRLGDESRLAEVTIDPEYDRPDVFAAYAKTFHFNRVELLTGDPNAVMDFSAALGVNAFQDPTYGFIHNENTVIADPQGRIIEMIAESSWSPDEIVSVIAHAQNRPSNPIARLDLALSEAAVAVCGNSVAGFSGLLDLGVVLIIVGAGGWIVFRVARTIARGST from the coding sequence ATGCTTCTCGCGCTTGCACCGGCGCAAGCGGCCGAAAACGCGCATCCTCAAGTGCTTCCGACGCTCTCGCCGTTCCGCACCGCCCTGCACCTCAAGCTCGGCGACCAGCTCCCGTCGACGCCGTTTATCGATCAAACCGGTAAACCGTTCAGGTTTGCGGATTGGCGCGGTAAGTACGTCGTGCTCGCGTTCATTTACACGCGCTGCAGGGATGCCCGCGAGTGTCCGCTCACATCCGCGAAATTCGGGCAGCTGCAAACGCGACTCGGCGACGAGAGCCGTCTGGCGGAGGTCACGATCGACCCGGAATACGATCGTCCTGATGTTTTCGCTGCGTACGCCAAGACATTTCACTTCAACCGCGTCGAGCTTCTGACCGGCGATCCGAACGCCGTGATGGATTTTTCCGCAGCGCTTGGCGTCAATGCGTTCCAAGATCCGACCTACGGCTTCATTCACAACGAAAATACGGTCATCGCCGATCCCCAGGGCAGGATCATCGAGATGATCGCGGAGAGCTCATGGTCGCCCGACGAGATCGTATCGGTGATCGCGCACGCCCAAAATCGTCCGAGTAATCCGATCGCGCGTCTTGACCTCGCGCTCAGCGAAGCGGCCGTTGCGGTTTGCGGCAATTCGGTCGCCGGTTTTTCGGGACTCCTCGACTTGGGCGTCGTGCTTATAATCGTGGGGGCGGGCGGTTGGATCGTGTTCCGCGTTGCGCGTACGATTGCGCGCGGCAGCACCTAA
- a CDS encoding cytochrome c oxidase subunit 3: protein MAAASIGHEGHHDDHALALYREVADIRLLGFVLFLISDCVLFSSFIFAYIYMRDAAPVWPPTGVGLPDANLAAVNSIVLFGSGATMHFAMENWKHGTEVKFRRWMVATIILGALFLCGQGWEYTHINATWNGSTFGAAFFTLTGMHGFHVFCGIIFLTVLLNQTLGGVYNKKQYFGLVAGTLYWHFVDVIWVFLFFLFYVW from the coding sequence ATGGCGGCAGCATCGATCGGTCACGAAGGCCATCACGACGATCACGCGCTAGCGCTGTACCGCGAAGTCGCAGATATACGGCTGCTCGGGTTCGTCCTGTTCCTGATCAGCGACTGCGTCTTGTTCTCGTCGTTCATCTTCGCGTACATCTATATGCGTGACGCGGCGCCGGTCTGGCCGCCGACGGGCGTCGGTCTGCCGGATGCGAATCTCGCCGCCGTCAACTCGATCGTCCTGTTCGGTTCCGGCGCAACGATGCACTTCGCGATGGAGAACTGGAAGCACGGGACGGAAGTGAAGTTCCGCCGATGGATGGTCGCAACGATCATCCTGGGCGCGCTTTTCTTGTGCGGTCAGGGTTGGGAATACACGCACATAAATGCGACATGGAACGGCTCGACGTTCGGTGCGGCGTTCTTCACGTTGACGGGGATGCACGGCTTCCACGTCTTCTGTGGGATTATTTTTCTGACGGTGCTTTTGAATCAGACGCTTGGCGGCGTCTACAACAAGAAGCAGTATTTCGGCTTGGTCGCGGGGACGCTGTACTGGCACTTCGTCGACGTCATTTGGGTGTTCTTGTTCTTCCTGTTCTATGTATGGTGA
- a CDS encoding cytochrome ubiquinol oxidase subunit I has product MDVVIVDRLQFAFTVMFHYLFPIGTLGLGPFIAWYVYRASRGDAQADSIARFLTKIFTFNFAAGVVTGIPMEFQFGTNWATFSAKSGSVVGQPLAMEGMYAFFLESVFLGILLYGKQRVSSRWYVASAFCVWIGSWISGYFIVAANAWMQHPVGYHATPEGTIVLDDIAAVLLSPFAFWQFTHVIVSAAVAGGFILAGIGSYYVLARRDEPIGRRFVRAGAIVAFVASCLVIFPTGDRNGHDVTVYQPVKLAAMEGLFETTRGAPLAIIGMPDVAHKTLIDPIFVPRFLSFLAYGNFDANVDGLTNYATVLWPPVELTYYAYHVMVGLGTIFLAASGLAVLLLLLKRLYTTRAILWILMLLMPFPYIAIESGWITSEVGRQPWIIYGVMRTSEGVSANVGSGEVLFTLIGFLGMYFVLGVTYLYLVLREIGLGPAHE; this is encoded by the coding sequence GTGGACGTCGTAATCGTCGACCGGCTGCAGTTCGCCTTTACGGTGATGTTCCATTATCTTTTCCCGATCGGAACGCTCGGGCTCGGGCCGTTCATCGCGTGGTACGTCTATCGCGCGAGCCGAGGCGATGCGCAAGCCGATTCGATCGCCCGCTTTCTCACGAAGATTTTCACCTTCAATTTTGCAGCCGGCGTCGTCACCGGCATTCCGATGGAATTTCAATTCGGAACGAACTGGGCGACGTTTTCTGCGAAGAGCGGTTCCGTCGTCGGGCAGCCGCTCGCAATGGAAGGCATGTACGCGTTCTTCCTGGAGTCGGTCTTCCTCGGGATTCTGCTCTACGGTAAGCAGCGCGTCTCGTCGCGTTGGTACGTCGCTTCCGCATTCTGCGTCTGGATCGGCTCGTGGATCTCGGGCTATTTCATCGTTGCAGCCAATGCCTGGATGCAACACCCGGTCGGATACCACGCCACACCTGAGGGCACGATCGTACTCGATGATATCGCAGCCGTTCTTCTATCGCCGTTTGCGTTTTGGCAGTTCACGCACGTCATCGTCAGCGCGGCTGTCGCGGGCGGCTTCATTCTGGCCGGCATCGGTTCGTATTACGTGCTGGCGCGACGGGACGAACCGATTGGGCGGCGCTTCGTGCGCGCGGGAGCGATCGTCGCCTTCGTCGCCTCGTGTCTCGTGATTTTTCCGACCGGCGACCGCAACGGGCACGACGTGACGGTCTATCAACCGGTCAAGCTCGCCGCGATGGAAGGGCTGTTCGAAACGACGCGCGGCGCGCCGCTCGCGATCATCGGCATGCCGGACGTCGCACACAAGACGCTGATCGACCCGATCTTCGTCCCGCGCTTCCTTAGCTTCTTGGCGTACGGCAACTTCGATGCAAACGTCGACGGCCTTACGAACTACGCGACAGTTTTGTGGCCACCCGTCGAGCTGACGTACTACGCATATCACGTCATGGTCGGGCTCGGTACGATTTTCTTAGCCGCAAGCGGACTTGCCGTCTTGCTTCTCTTGCTCAAGCGGCTCTATACGACGCGCGCGATACTCTGGATCCTCATGCTGCTGATGCCCTTTCCGTATATCGCAATCGAATCGGGCTGGATAACCAGCGAAGTAGGACGTCAACCCTGGATCATTTACGGCGTCATGCGCACGAGTGAAGGCGTTTCCGCGAACGTCGGCTCGGGCGAAGTGCTCTTCACGCTGATCGGTTTTCTCGGGATGTATTTCGTGCTGGGCGTGACCTACTTATACTTGGTGTTGCGCGAGATCGGGCTCGGTCCCGCGCATGAGTGA
- the ctaD gene encoding cytochrome c oxidase subunit I, producing MAVAAPQHSALAEHVHHAPKNFINRYIFTLDHKIIGLQYMIVGSLFFIISGLLAELIRVQLMNSDGRFLSPEHFNELYSVHGSSMVWLVIIPLATGGFGNFVMPLMIGARDVAFPWLNAASFWLFPPAGLILFSSFLVGAPDAGWTEYPPVSLQGPPGTSMWCIAIFLIGISSTLTGINFLVTMLKMRAPGMTFTRMPLFVWAQLATAVLNMVATTALAAALLALFLERTFGIPFYDPSHGGSPVMWQHMFWFYSHPAVYIMILPAFGVISEVLPTFARKPIFGYKMIAFSSIAIALLGFMVWAHHMFTSGMTPWLVLPFMILTFIIAVPTGVKIFSWVATLWGGNIRYSSAMLFAIGFIATFTFGGITGIFLAAVPADYQEHGTYFVVAHIHYVLFGGSVLGLLAGAYYWFPKMSGRMLNESWGHIHFWVTFIAFNVTFLPMHWIGLLGMPRRVPVYDPQFTDWNRVASIGSFFLVIGMAIFFINVIWSIKHGKKAGPNPWGARTLEWMTSSPPPYYNFVKVPGVLHAPYEFDQPLPYVGLEPPETVVSGYKAPMPAGH from the coding sequence ATGGCAGTTGCGGCCCCACAACATAGCGCGCTTGCGGAGCACGTTCATCACGCTCCGAAGAATTTCATCAACCGATACATCTTCACGCTCGATCACAAGATCATCGGGCTGCAATACATGATCGTCGGTTCGCTGTTCTTCATCATCTCGGGACTGTTAGCCGAGCTGATCCGCGTGCAGTTGATGAATTCCGACGGACGCTTCTTGTCGCCGGAACACTTCAACGAACTGTACTCGGTGCACGGCTCGTCGATGGTGTGGCTCGTGATTATTCCACTGGCCACCGGCGGCTTCGGTAATTTCGTGATGCCGCTGATGATCGGAGCGCGCGACGTTGCGTTTCCGTGGCTCAACGCGGCAAGCTTCTGGTTGTTCCCGCCTGCGGGCTTGATCTTGTTCAGCTCCTTCTTGGTCGGCGCGCCAGATGCGGGTTGGACGGAATATCCGCCGGTTTCGCTGCAGGGACCACCCGGCACGTCGATGTGGTGTATAGCGATTTTCTTGATCGGAATATCGTCGACCCTGACCGGCATCAATTTCTTGGTGACGATGCTGAAGATGCGCGCGCCGGGAATGACGTTCACGCGCATGCCGCTTTTCGTGTGGGCGCAGCTTGCAACCGCCGTTTTGAACATGGTTGCGACGACCGCGCTTGCAGCCGCGCTGCTGGCGCTCTTCCTCGAGCGCACCTTCGGAATTCCGTTCTACGATCCGTCACACGGCGGAAGCCCGGTCATGTGGCAGCACATGTTCTGGTTCTATTCGCATCCGGCCGTGTACATCATGATCTTGCCGGCCTTCGGCGTCATCTCCGAAGTGTTGCCGACGTTTGCGCGCAAGCCGATCTTCGGCTACAAGATGATCGCGTTCAGCTCGATTGCGATCGCGCTGCTCGGATTCATGGTGTGGGCGCATCACATGTTCACGAGCGGAATGACGCCGTGGCTGGTGTTGCCGTTCATGATCCTGACCTTCATCATCGCAGTGCCGACCGGCGTCAAGATATTTTCTTGGGTCGCGACCCTGTGGGGCGGCAACATCCGGTATTCGTCCGCGATGCTCTTCGCAATCGGATTCATCGCGACGTTCACGTTCGGCGGCATCACGGGCATCTTCTTAGCTGCGGTTCCCGCCGACTACCAAGAGCACGGAACGTACTTCGTCGTCGCGCACATTCACTACGTGCTCTTCGGCGGATCGGTTCTCGGTTTGCTCGCGGGCGCGTACTATTGGTTCCCTAAGATGTCGGGACGCATGCTGAACGAGTCTTGGGGTCACATCCACTTCTGGGTCACGTTCATCGCGTTCAACGTGACGTTCTTGCCGATGCACTGGATCGGACTCTTGGGAATGCCACGTCGCGTACCGGTCTACGATCCACAGTTCACCGATTGGAACCGCGTCGCGTCGATCGGTTCTTTCTTCCTGGTAATCGGCATGGCGATATTCTTCATCAACGTCATCTGGAGCATCAAGCACGGCAAGAAGGCCGGGCCGAATCCGTGGGGCGCACGCACGCTCGAGTGGATGACGAGCTCGCCGCCGCCGTATTACAACTTCGTCAAGGTGCCGGGCGTGCTGCACGCGCCGTACGAGTTCGATCAGCCGCTGCCCTATGTCGGTTTGGAGCCGCCTGAGACCGTCGTCTCCGGTTACAAAGCGCCGATGCCGGCGGGACATTAG